AAGATAGAACAGCTTGAGAACAAAATAAAGAACCTTGAAGTCGAGATAGAGAAATATAAACTTTTGGTTGTTGAAAATGAACTTTCATCGCTTTTTGGTAAAGCGGTTGATTATGGTGAGTTCAAGTTGATTGTAAACAGAAAAAAGACTGACGATATGGATTATGTAAAACTTCTTACTGACAAGATTAAAGAAAAAGATTCAAAAGCAATTGTGCTCAATATCTTAGAGCAGAGTAGTAAGGTTACTGTACTCATGTCATGTTCAAAAGAGGCAGTTAAAAAGGGAGTTGATTGTGGAAAAGTGGTAAAAGAAATATGCTCAGTGCTTGGTGGAAAAGGCGGTGGAAGACCAGATTTTGCCCAAGGCGGTGGAAATGATATATCGAAGATAGATATGGCAGTGCAGACAGCTGAGAATATTTTGAAAGATATATTAAAGGGGAGTGCTCAAAAATGAGTGAATGTATCTTTTGTAAAATCTTAAATAAAGAAATTCAATCTGAGATTGTGTATGAAGACGAGCTTGTTTGTGCTTTTAAAGACATAAATCCCACTGCACCCGTGCACATCCTTATTGTTCCTAAGACACATATAGAAAATTTAAATGATGTACAGCAGCACCACAAAGAACTTATAGGTCATGTATTTGTTGTAGCAAAAGAATTGGCAAAAAAGTTTGAAATTGATGAAAAAGGATATAGAATTGTGGTAAACTGTGGAGCTGATGGTGGCCAGACTATTGACCATTTGCATTTTCACTTACTTGGCGGCAGAAAATTTTCCTGGCCAGCTGGTTAAATAAACAATTTGTTTGGGCAATAATAAAGGAGTATGGTTTTGCAAATGGAAGTTGGAATTTTTGTAAATTTTCAAAAAGAACGTAGCAGTGAGATCTTAGAAAATATTGTATCCATTTTTAACCAGAACGGCGTTAATTGGCTACTGGTAAATGAAGAGAACAAAAAAACCAAAAATTTTGACCTCCTTATCACAATAGGAGGAGATGGCACACTTCTGAATGTGGTTGAAAAGGCCTCGAAAGAAGCAACACCAGTTCTTGCCATTAACTGTGGAAGGCTGGGGTATCTTACTGAAGAGGTAGGAGATGATATTGAAAAGGCAATTTTCAATCTGTTAAAAAAAGAGTATTTTATTGAAGAGAGACACATTGTTGAAGCAAAGGTAAAAGAGAAGGTTTTCTTTGCTCTGAACGATGTTTGTATTGTCAGAAATACTTTTAACATAGTGGACCTGTGTCTTTACATTGACGGTGTGTTTGCCCAGGAGTATAGAAGTGACGGTATTATAGTTGCAACAGCTACTGGGTCGACTGCATATTCACTTTCGGCAGGTGGACCTATAGTTGAGCCACAGCTGGGGGTGATTTTAGTCACCCCTATTTGTCCTCATTCTTTGAGTTCAAGAAGTCTTGTACTTGGCAGCGCAAGAACTATAAAAGTGGAAAATTCATCTTCTGAAAATGTTCAGGTAGTAGTAGATGGCAGATTTGTAGATGAGCTTGCGCCAGAAGAATTTGTTGAATGTAAGATTTCTCAACACAATTTAAAACTTATAAGGCTTAAGCAAAGGAACTTTTATGAAATTCTTAGAGAAAAAATAAAAGAGTAATATAAAAGGATAGAGGTGAAATTTTGCTATGAAATCTGAGAGACAACAGAAGATTTTAGAAATAATTCAAAATGAAGATATAGAAACACAGGAAGAGCTTGTTGAAAGACTCAAGGCACTTGGATATGATGTGACACAGGCTACGGTCTCAAGAGATATAAAAGAGCTAAGACTTACCAAAGTTTTGACTGAAACAGGAAAGTACAAATATGCAGTTTTATCAGGTCCAGAAGCAAATATTACCGAAAAACTTATCAAGGTCTTTTCTGAGTCAATAGTCAAATATGACACTGCTGATAACTTGGTTATTATAAAGACAATTACAGGTGCTGCACAGGGTGCTGCTGCTGCCATTGATTCGTTGAGTTGGCCTGAGGTTGTGGGAACAATTGCAGGTGATGATACCATTTTCATAGCAACTAAAGGCAGTGCAGCAGCTGATAAGATAGTTGAGAGGATAAAAGCTATAATAAGCCAAGGTGAGTAGATATCATGTTAAAAAGATTATTAATCGAAAATATTGCTATAATTGATAGACTTGACATTGAATTTGACAAAGGTCTGACTATACTAACAGGTGAAACTGGTGCAGGTAAATCTATTATCATTGATTCTTTATCTTTGCTTTTTGGAACAAAATTCAAAAAAGAAATTATAAGAACAGGATGTACAAAGGCCTGCGTATCTGCAGTTTTTGAAATCGAAAAAAAGAGTACTATTGAGAGATTGACTCAGATGGGAATTTCTCTTGAAGACAATTATTTGATTGTTAGTCGTGAAGTGTACAGCAGTGGCAAAAACATCTGCAGGGTTAACAATCAGTTTGTATTACTCTCAACATTAAGAGAAATAACTAAGCATATATTTGAAATTCATGGCCAGAATGAGACTCATCTTTTAAACGATAAAAGGATTCAACTTTTGTACATAGATAGGTTCTGTGGGAGAGAACTTGAAGAGTTAAAAGCTGAATATAAGGATTTGTACCATGATTACCAAGAGAAAAAAAGGCTTTATGAACAGATAATAACAAAAGAAGAAGAGCGGGAAAGACAACTTGATTTACTAAACTACCAAATAAATGAGATTGAAAGCGTAAAACCCCAAATAGGTGAGGATACAGAGCTTGAAAAAAGAAAAGAGATTATCCAAAACAGCTGGAAACTCAAGCACAACAGTGAAAAAATGCTTGATACTATCAATAATACAATTATAGACTCTCTTGAGATGTGTATCAGACTTGCTAACGAAAATTCAAGGTTTGACAAGGAATTTGAGGCAATATCTGAAAGACTGAACAACGTGTATTATGAAATAGAAGACATCTCATTTTCTATATCCAAAAAAAGCCAGAGCTACGAATTGAATAAAGATGAAATAGAACAAATAGTGGACAGACTTGATAAAATAAACAGATTAAAGAAGAAATATGGAAGCACAATCGAAAAGATACTGGAGTACAGAAAAAATTTATTAGAAGAGAGGGAAAAAATTAGGAGTAGTAGCGAACAAGCTTTTGAACTAAAAGAGTATTTGAGCAAAACTAAAGAAAGACTTGAGGAAATTTCTAAGAAGATGTCGAATATCAGGCGGAGAAAATCTGAGGAGTTTGAAAAAAAGGTATTAGAGATACTTTCCCAACTTGAAATGAAGAATGTAAGTTTTTATATTAATTTTCTTGAAAGAGAGCTTTACGAAGAAGGAATTGACGAAGTAGAATTTTTGATATCAACAAACGTTGGTCAGCAGCTAAAGCCACTTTCTACAATTGCTTCAGGCGGGGAACTTTCAAGAATAATGCTTGCAATAAAATCTATTGTGGCAGAAAAAGACGATATAGAGCTGATTATCTTTGATGAGATAGATAGCGGACTGAGTGGAGTTGTTGCCAACAGACTTGCAAAACTTTTAAAAGAACTATCAAAGAAACACCAAATTATATGTATTACGCATTTGCCCCAGGTTGCTGCTGCCGCAGATACACATTATTACGTATATAAAGAAGTTAAAGATAATTTTACAATCTCAAATATCAAAAAGCTTGAAGGGAATGAACAGTTAAGAGAGATTGCCAGAATGTTTTCTGGAGAAAATGTTACAGAAAGTTCTCTTCTTCATGCAAAGCAGTTAAAATCTCAGTTTATTTGAAGTATTCAAGAATATTTTAAGAGGGTAGTGGAGAGGATAATTTATTAGAAATTTTAAATTGACAGGTGTTAAACAATTGAAAAAACTGGCGGGTGGACTTTTTCTTTTCTATATTCTAATTACCACCTTTTTAGTCATCTATCTTTACATTACTCCTGATTGTCTTACTTGTTACAGCTCAGACAAAGCTATTACTATTAAAACTCCTATTTTTGTTAATGTTAATCTAAGTCCTTCAAATGTTCAAACCAGAACACAAATAAAATTTCTTTACAGAACAAATAAGATTTATATTCCAAAGAAGCATTCTTCAGTTTTATGCGAGCTAAAAATTGGTACAATACCGCTCAAAAAGGTAAGAATCTCTATTCTTGAATCAAACAAGGTCTGGGTTTCTGGGAAATTTATAGGAATCAAGCTTATGACAGATGGAATACTTGTTATAGGATATTCTTACGTAAGTAATGGTAGTAATTCAACTTCACGAGTTCCTGCAAAAGAAGCAGGTATCCAAATAGGTGATAAGATTGTATATGTAAATGGGCTGAAGGTAAAAGACTGCAATCAGCTTTTTAAAATCATAAACTCATCAGGTGGCAAGTCCTTAGTTTTTGTAATCAAAAGAGGACAAACCTATAAACAGTTCAAAGTAAAACCACTTCTAAGTAACGAAGGTGTATACAAAATAGGACTGTGGGTCAGGGATGGTACAAGTGGCATTGGAACAGTTACATTTGTAGATACCAAAAGAAAGGTTTTTGGTGCTCTTGGCCATGGTATATCAGACATAGACACAGGTATTCTTCTGGATGTGAAAGAGGGACAAATTTATTCAGCCGAAATAGTTGATATAAGAAAAAACGATAAAAGTGAGATTGGCGAAGTTGTTGGCAAAATCAATGAAAACTGTGTAGTTGGCGATGTGATTATTAATACTCCATACGGGATTTATGGTAAAATAATTCAAAATGGTTTTTGGGATAGCCTTCAAAGTATCGAGATTGCCCGACTTCAGGATATTCACGTAGGTAGTGCATATATTTTAAGTGAAGTTTCAGGGAATATTGAAAAGTTTGAAATAAAAATAGAAAGAATTTTGCCTCTTTATAGAAATTCGACAAAAGCATTTGTTATAAGGATTACTGATAAAAGACTTCTTCAGCTCACATCTGGAATTGTTCAAGGAATGAGTGGCTCTCCAATTATTCAGGATAATAAACTTGTCGGAGCTATTACTCATGTTTTTTTGCA
The sequence above is drawn from the Caldicellulosiruptor bescii DSM 6725 genome and encodes:
- the recN gene encoding DNA repair protein RecN; translated protein: MLKRLLIENIAIIDRLDIEFDKGLTILTGETGAGKSIIIDSLSLLFGTKFKKEIIRTGCTKACVSAVFEIEKKSTIERLTQMGISLEDNYLIVSREVYSSGKNICRVNNQFVLLSTLREITKHIFEIHGQNETHLLNDKRIQLLYIDRFCGRELEELKAEYKDLYHDYQEKKRLYEQIITKEEERERQLDLLNYQINEIESVKPQIGEDTELEKRKEIIQNSWKLKHNSEKMLDTINNTIIDSLEMCIRLANENSRFDKEFEAISERLNNVYYEIEDISFSISKKSQSYELNKDEIEQIVDRLDKINRLKKKYGSTIEKILEYRKNLLEEREKIRSSSEQAFELKEYLSKTKERLEEISKKMSNIRRRKSEEFEKKVLEILSQLEMKNVSFYINFLERELYEEGIDEVEFLISTNVGQQLKPLSTIASGGELSRIMLAIKSIVAEKDDIELIIFDEIDSGLSGVVANRLAKLLKELSKKHQIICITHLPQVAAAADTHYYVYKEVKDNFTISNIKKLEGNEQLREIARMFSGENVTESSLLHAKQLKSQFI
- the spoIVB gene encoding SpoIVB peptidase — protein: MKKLAGGLFLFYILITTFLVIYLYITPDCLTCYSSDKAITIKTPIFVNVNLSPSNVQTRTQIKFLYRTNKIYIPKKHSSVLCELKIGTIPLKKVRISILESNKVWVSGKFIGIKLMTDGILVIGYSYVSNGSNSTSRVPAKEAGIQIGDKIVYVNGLKVKDCNQLFKIINSSGGKSLVFVIKRGQTYKQFKVKPLLSNEGVYKIGLWVRDGTSGIGTVTFVDTKRKVFGALGHGISDIDTGILLDVKEGQIYSAEIVDIRKNDKSEIGEVVGKINENCVVGDVIINTPYGIYGKIIQNGFWDSLQSIEIARLQDIHVGSAYILSEVSGNIEKFEIKIERILPLYRNSTKAFVIRITDKRLLQLTSGIVQGMSGSPIIQDNKLVGAITHVFLQEPERGYGVFIDNMLNITKYIK
- a CDS encoding NAD(+)/NADH kinase — protein: MEVGIFVNFQKERSSEILENIVSIFNQNGVNWLLVNEENKKTKNFDLLITIGGDGTLLNVVEKASKEATPVLAINCGRLGYLTEEVGDDIEKAIFNLLKKEYFIEERHIVEAKVKEKVFFALNDVCIVRNTFNIVDLCLYIDGVFAQEYRSDGIIVATATGSTAYSLSAGGPIVEPQLGVILVTPICPHSLSSRSLVLGSARTIKVENSSSENVQVVVDGRFVDELAPEEFVECKISQHNLKLIRLKQRNFYEILREKIKE
- a CDS encoding histidine triad nucleotide-binding protein: MSECIFCKILNKEIQSEIVYEDELVCAFKDINPTAPVHILIVPKTHIENLNDVQQHHKELIGHVFVVAKELAKKFEIDEKGYRIVVNCGADGGQTIDHLHFHLLGGRKFSWPAG
- a CDS encoding arginine repressor, whose product is MKSERQQKILEIIQNEDIETQEELVERLKALGYDVTQATVSRDIKELRLTKVLTETGKYKYAVLSGPEANITEKLIKVFSESIVKYDTADNLVIIKTITGAAQGAAAAIDSLSWPEVVGTIAGDDTIFIATKGSAAADKIVERIKAIISQGE